Proteins encoded by one window of Longimicrobium sp.:
- a CDS encoding CsbD family protein, giving the protein MDERNLTERGLDNSLEGKTTDVKGKVKDALGGLTGDTSLQGEGKLDQLKGKVQDTFGKAQRDLDRP; this is encoded by the coding sequence ATGGACGAACGGAACCTGACCGAGCGCGGCCTCGACAACTCGCTCGAGGGGAAGACCACCGACGTGAAAGGCAAGGTCAAGGACGCGCTGGGCGGCCTCACCGGCGACACCAGCCTGCAGGGCGAAGGGAAGCTGGACCAGCTCAAGGGCAAGGTGCAGGACACCTTTGGCAAGGCCCAGCGCGACCTTGATCGCCCGTAG
- a CDS encoding YceI family protein has protein sequence MLSGFAALVFPLVVAFSPAPAVPAAPAPAEAPPVTWRIDQSHSDISFRIRHLVSRVRGTFNEWSGTIVADPQNLAGGSVQVEIKTASIDTNSERRDTHLRSADFFDAEKHPAITFRSTRVQTRGRQLTVTGNLTMHGITRPVVLRGEVTPPAGAAGKRRIGFEASATINRQDFQVAWNRAAEGGGVVLGDEVEITITVEAVEQAASS, from the coding sequence ATGTTGTCAGGCTTCGCCGCTCTCGTGTTCCCGCTCGTCGTCGCGTTCTCCCCCGCGCCGGCCGTCCCCGCCGCACCCGCGCCCGCCGAGGCGCCGCCGGTCACGTGGCGGATCGACCAGTCGCACTCCGACATCAGCTTCCGCATCCGCCACCTGGTGAGCCGCGTGCGGGGCACCTTCAACGAGTGGTCGGGGACCATCGTGGCCGATCCGCAGAACCTGGCGGGCGGCTCGGTGCAGGTGGAGATCAAGACGGCGAGCATCGACACCAACAGCGAGCGGCGCGACACGCACCTGCGCTCGGCGGACTTCTTCGACGCGGAGAAGCACCCCGCCATCACCTTCCGCAGCACCCGCGTGCAGACGCGCGGCCGCCAGCTCACGGTGACGGGCAACCTGACGATGCACGGCATCACGCGCCCGGTGGTGCTCAGGGGCGAGGTGACGCCGCCCGCGGGCGCGGCCGGCAAGCGCCGCATCGGCTTCGAGGCGTCGGCCACCATCAACCGGCAGGACTTCCAGGTCGCCTGGAACCGCGCGGCCGAGGGTGGCGGCGTGGTGCTGGGCGACGAGGTGGAGATCACCATCACGGTGGAAGCCGTGGAGCAGGCCGCCTCCTCCTGA
- a CDS encoding DUF971 domain-containing protein, with protein MNDETTPAEIGPTEDGSELRIRWRDGVVSDYPPRYLRLCCPCAGCVEEMSGRPILDPASVPLEVYPRSVEYVGDYALRFDWSDGHRTGIYPFTYLRELSPSS; from the coding sequence GTGAACGACGAGACCACGCCCGCCGAGATCGGGCCGACGGAAGACGGGAGCGAGCTGCGCATCCGCTGGCGCGACGGCGTGGTGAGCGACTACCCGCCGCGCTACCTGCGGCTCTGCTGCCCCTGCGCCGGCTGCGTGGAGGAGATGTCGGGCCGCCCCATCCTCGATCCCGCCTCGGTGCCGCTGGAAGTGTACCCGCGGTCCGTGGAGTACGTAGGCGACTACGCGCTGCGCTTCGACTGGAGCGACGGGCACCGCACCGGCATCTACCCCTTCACCTACCTGCGCGAGCTCTCGCCCAGCAGCTAG
- a CDS encoding response regulator: MPRTILLAEDHEDNRFALLTVLQREGYAALGARNGREAVELAFEHSPDLIVMDLAMPVMDGREALRALKDDPRTRHIPVVALTAMSLTVSSEELEAEGFAALLTKPCMPPHLIAEVRRRIGPPEAEDLAGAP; this comes from the coding sequence ATGCCGCGAACCATCCTCCTAGCCGAAGACCACGAAGACAACCGGTTCGCGCTGCTCACGGTGCTGCAGCGGGAGGGGTACGCCGCGCTCGGCGCGCGCAACGGCCGCGAGGCGGTGGAGCTGGCGTTCGAGCACTCGCCGGACCTGATCGTGATGGACCTGGCGATGCCGGTGATGGACGGGCGGGAGGCGCTGCGCGCGCTCAAGGATGACCCGCGCACGCGCCACATTCCGGTGGTGGCGCTCACGGCAATGAGCCTCACGGTGAGCAGCGAGGAGCTGGAGGCGGAGGGGTTCGCGGCGCTGCTGACCAAGCCGTGCATGCCGCCGCACCTCATCGCCGAGGTGCGGCGGAGGATCGGCCCTCCGGAGGCGGAGGATCTGGCGGGGGCTCCCTAG
- the fdhD gene encoding formate dehydrogenase accessory sulfurtransferase FdhD translates to MASPPHLRNLRRASTVRRPVEQVAIGADGVVRRTRADALATEEPLEIRIVRGGRATRVAVTMRTPGADFELAAGFLFAEGIVRAHEDVAAIRYCTEGEQLYNVVNLVLSPSAEWEPSSLAERAFPVTSACGVCGKASIEDALGPACPRIESDLVVTPEILLGLPDVLRSAQAVFERTGGLHAAALFTAEGALVRLREDVGRHNALDKLVGAALLAGELPLSDGAVLVSGRLSFELAQKAARAGVPVLAGVSAPSSLAVELAESVGMTLAGFVRGSRFNVYSGGERIAASLHASTGQGG, encoded by the coding sequence ATGGCATCACCCCCGCACCTCCGCAACCTGCGCCGCGCCAGCACCGTTCGCCGTCCCGTGGAGCAGGTGGCGATCGGCGCGGATGGCGTCGTGCGGCGCACGCGTGCGGATGCGCTCGCCACCGAGGAGCCGCTGGAGATTCGCATCGTCCGCGGCGGGCGTGCGACGCGCGTCGCGGTCACCATGCGGACGCCGGGCGCGGATTTCGAGCTCGCCGCCGGCTTCCTCTTCGCGGAAGGAATCGTTCGCGCTCATGAAGACGTGGCCGCGATCCGCTACTGCACGGAGGGCGAGCAGCTCTACAACGTAGTAAACCTGGTGCTCTCGCCGTCCGCGGAGTGGGAGCCGTCGTCTCTTGCGGAGCGCGCCTTCCCGGTCACCTCGGCTTGCGGCGTGTGCGGCAAGGCGAGCATCGAGGATGCGCTCGGGCCGGCGTGCCCGCGCATCGAGAGCGATCTCGTCGTCACTCCCGAGATCCTGCTGGGGCTGCCGGACGTGCTCCGCTCCGCGCAGGCGGTGTTCGAGCGCACCGGCGGGCTCCACGCGGCGGCGCTCTTCACGGCGGAGGGCGCGCTGGTGAGGCTGCGCGAGGACGTGGGGCGGCACAACGCGCTGGACAAGCTGGTCGGCGCGGCGCTCCTCGCCGGCGAGCTGCCGCTGTCGGACGGTGCGGTGCTGGTGAGCGGCCGGCTTTCGTTCGAGCTGGCGCAGAAGGCCGCGCGCGCGGGCGTGCCGGTGCTGGCCGGCGTATCGGCGCCCAGCAGCCTGGCGGTGGAGCTGGCGGAATCGGTGGGGATGACGCTGGCCGGCTTCGTCCGCGGCTCGCGGTTCAACGTGTACTCCGGCGGCGAACGCATCGCCGCATCTCTCCACGCCTCCACGGGGCAGGGCGGATGA
- a CDS encoding L,D-transpeptidase — protein sequence MSDLRDRKPEDVPERRNYTPPGRVRRIAHDHPWKAVMLILVVLLSAGAFAAASAWAVNERFTRRVTEMAYLNDTRALEFVRRREAELVKTQEQRERELAAMEEELAPRNRPYIVVSLAERRMLYLQGDDTLYKAPVAVGSGKTVVIEGRTKRFITPRGRMSITHKELDPVWVPPNWHYVEIARNNGLGIVDMSNASPNALSGFAPGQTPIRGGKVIIPPWGSPQRAIKGVLGAAKLEMYDGYYFHGTDNPASIGTAASHGCIRMYEQDIMWMYRNVAVGTPVYIY from the coding sequence ATGAGCGACTTGAGGGACAGGAAGCCGGAGGACGTGCCGGAGCGGCGCAACTATACGCCGCCGGGGCGCGTGCGGCGGATCGCGCACGACCATCCGTGGAAGGCGGTGATGCTGATCCTGGTGGTGCTGCTCTCCGCGGGGGCGTTCGCGGCGGCATCGGCGTGGGCGGTCAACGAGCGCTTCACCCGCCGCGTCACCGAGATGGCGTACCTCAACGACACCCGCGCGCTGGAGTTCGTGCGCCGCCGCGAGGCCGAGCTGGTGAAGACGCAGGAGCAGCGCGAGCGCGAGCTGGCTGCGATGGAGGAGGAGCTGGCGCCGCGCAACCGGCCGTACATCGTCGTATCGCTGGCCGAGCGCCGCATGCTCTACCTGCAGGGCGACGACACGCTCTACAAGGCGCCGGTCGCGGTGGGTTCCGGCAAGACGGTGGTGATCGAGGGGCGCACCAAGCGCTTCATCACGCCGCGCGGGCGGATGTCCATCACCCACAAGGAGCTGGACCCGGTCTGGGTTCCGCCCAACTGGCACTACGTGGAGATCGCGCGCAACAACGGGCTGGGGATCGTGGACATGAGCAACGCGTCCCCCAACGCGCTGAGCGGCTTCGCGCCGGGGCAGACGCCCATCCGCGGCGGCAAGGTCATCATCCCGCCCTGGGGGAGCCCGCAGCGCGCCATCAAGGGCGTGCTGGGAGCCGCCAAGCTGGAGATGTACGACGGCTACTATTTCCACGGCACGGACAACCCCGCGTCCATCGGCACCGCCGCCAGCCACGGCTGCATCCGCATGTACGAGCAGGACATCATGTGGATGTACCGGAACGTGGCGGTGGGGACCCCGGTGTACATCTACTGA
- a CDS encoding ABC transporter ATP-binding protein has translation MSDSAATAHAEEEADSRAYDPHLLRRLLRYLSPYRGRVAAALVLLVIESTTQLAGPWLTKIALDEAIPARDVGFLLLLTAAYALSLLVGFVCEYGQTLLTTWLGQRVMFDLRTEIFGHLQRLSLRYFDRNPVGRLMTRVTNDVEQLNEAFSSGIVTVFGDIFTLVFILAAMLRLDWRLALVTFTVLPLVAVATFVFRALIRSAYRDIRVKLARINANMQESVTGMRVLQLFGRERQAMERFGATNRDHLDVNLRSITYYALFFPVIEVLTAAALAMILWYGGGETIQGTMTVGTVAAFLQYTRRFFRPLQELSEKYNILQAAMASSERIFELLDTEPEITDPADPVHLPVPGRGEIEFRDVWFRYGLGEGDEGEDPQWVLRGVSFRAAPGERVAIVGAAGAGKSTIINLLMRFYEPQRGEILFDGVPVSRVPVKELRDHISLVLQDVFLFSEDVQRNIRLGRDDIPDDAVRRAAARVGADRFVARLPAGYAQPLGERGTSLSVGERQLVSFARALAFDPLVLVLDEATSSVDSELEAQIDTALATLMQGRTSLVIAHRLSTIQDADQILVLHHGELRERGTHAELLQRGGLYARLYELQFVRSVGAGTGG, from the coding sequence ATGAGCGACTCCGCAGCCACCGCCCACGCCGAGGAAGAGGCGGACAGCCGGGCGTACGACCCTCACCTGCTGCGCCGCCTCCTCCGCTACCTCAGTCCGTACCGCGGCCGGGTTGCGGCGGCGCTGGTGCTGCTGGTGATCGAGTCCACCACGCAGCTCGCGGGGCCCTGGCTCACCAAGATCGCGCTGGACGAGGCAATCCCCGCCCGCGACGTCGGCTTCCTCCTCCTGCTGACGGCGGCGTACGCACTTTCGCTGCTGGTGGGGTTCGTGTGCGAGTACGGACAGACGCTGCTCACCACCTGGCTGGGGCAGCGGGTGATGTTCGACCTGCGCACCGAGATCTTTGGGCACCTGCAGCGCCTCTCCCTCCGCTACTTCGACCGCAACCCGGTGGGGCGGCTGATGACGCGGGTGACCAACGACGTGGAGCAGCTCAACGAGGCGTTCTCGTCGGGGATCGTGACGGTGTTCGGCGACATCTTCACCCTCGTCTTCATCCTGGCCGCCATGCTGCGGCTGGACTGGCGGCTGGCGCTCGTCACCTTCACCGTGCTCCCGCTGGTGGCGGTGGCGACGTTCGTCTTCCGGGCGCTGATCCGCTCGGCGTACCGCGACATCCGGGTGAAGCTGGCGCGCATCAACGCGAACATGCAGGAGAGCGTCACCGGGATGCGCGTGCTGCAGCTCTTCGGGCGCGAGCGGCAGGCGATGGAGCGTTTCGGCGCCACCAACCGCGACCACCTGGACGTCAACCTCCGCTCCATCACCTACTACGCGCTCTTCTTTCCCGTCATCGAGGTGCTGACGGCCGCCGCCCTCGCGATGATCCTCTGGTACGGCGGCGGCGAGACGATCCAGGGCACGATGACGGTAGGGACTGTAGCGGCGTTCCTCCAGTACACGCGCCGCTTCTTCCGCCCGCTGCAGGAGCTGTCGGAGAAGTACAACATCCTGCAGGCCGCCATGGCCTCCTCCGAGCGCATCTTCGAGCTGCTGGACACGGAGCCCGAGATCACCGACCCCGCGGACCCCGTGCACCTGCCGGTCCCCGGGCGCGGCGAGATCGAGTTCCGCGACGTCTGGTTCCGCTACGGTCTCGGGGAGGGGGACGAGGGAGAGGACCCGCAGTGGGTGCTGCGCGGCGTCTCGTTCCGCGCGGCGCCCGGCGAGCGCGTGGCGATCGTGGGCGCGGCGGGCGCGGGAAAGAGCACCATCATCAACCTGCTGATGAGGTTCTACGAGCCGCAACGGGGGGAGATCCTGTTCGACGGGGTGCCGGTGTCGCGCGTGCCGGTGAAGGAGCTGCGCGACCACATCTCGCTGGTGCTGCAGGACGTCTTCCTCTTCAGCGAAGACGTGCAGCGCAACATCCGCCTGGGCCGCGACGACATCCCGGACGACGCCGTGCGCCGCGCCGCCGCCCGCGTGGGTGCCGACCGCTTCGTGGCGCGCCTCCCCGCCGGCTACGCGCAGCCGCTGGGCGAGCGCGGCACCTCGCTATCGGTGGGCGAGCGGCAGCTGGTGAGCTTCGCCCGCGCGCTGGCGTTCGACCCGCTCGTGCTGGTGCTGGACGAGGCCACCTCGTCGGTCGATTCGGAGCTGGAGGCGCAGATCGACACCGCGCTCGCCACGCTGATGCAGGGGCGCACCTCGCTGGTGATCGCCCACCGCCTTTCGACGATTCAGGACGCGGACCAGATCCTGGTGCTGCACCACGGCGAGCTGCGCGAGCGCGGCACCCACGCCGAGCTCCTCCAGCGCGGAGGCCTGTACGCGCGCCTGTACGAGCTGCAGTTCGTGCGGTCGGTCGGCGCGGGAACCGGGGGATGA
- the yhbY gene encoding ribosome assembly RNA-binding protein YhbY → MELTSKQRAHLRALAHHLKPVVQIGKEGVTDAAVRSAQEAFNTRELVKVKVQEAAPIPAREAAQELASRVEQATLVAAIGRTAILYRPDPEKPEIELPG, encoded by the coding sequence TTGGAGCTCACCTCCAAGCAGCGCGCCCACCTGCGGGCGCTGGCCCACCACCTGAAGCCGGTGGTGCAGATAGGGAAGGAAGGCGTCACCGACGCGGCCGTGCGCTCGGCGCAGGAAGCGTTCAACACGCGCGAGCTGGTCAAGGTCAAGGTTCAGGAAGCCGCCCCCATCCCCGCCCGCGAGGCCGCCCAGGAGCTCGCCTCCCGCGTGGAGCAGGCGACGCTGGTGGCCGCCATCGGCCGCACCGCCATCCTGTACCGGCCGGACCCGGAAAAGCCGGAGATCGAACTGCCGGGATGA
- a CDS encoding MFS transporter translates to MSADPAPSARAPLLRGNVLWLSVVSFLNDVASEMIYPLLPLFLTGSMGVGAAFVGAVEGAAESLSSLLKLASGWAADRFGRRHALVVWGYGIAALGRPLIAVASVAWQVLAVRLTDRVGKGLRSAPRDAILAESVSDARRGEAFGIHRAADHAGAVAGPLLATGILLLFPGDLRLVFALALVPGVLAVAVAAWKVRDPRSVAPPKPAQPAPEVRFSGLGPRFPRLLAVLALFALGNASDAFLLLRAQQLGVATALIPLLWGVLHVSKSFWSVVGGRLSDRAGARGAITAGWAVYALVYAGFAVAGAPWQAWALFLVYGLFYGLTEAPEKALVAALAPEGVRGRAFGAYHFTVGIVALPASLLFGMLWDVFGAATAFYVGAGLAAAAALLLPLALAGGPASDPTT, encoded by the coding sequence GTGAGCGCCGATCCCGCGCCGTCCGCAAGGGCGCCGCTGCTGCGCGGAAACGTCCTCTGGCTGAGCGTCGTCAGCTTCCTGAACGACGTCGCCAGCGAGATGATCTACCCGCTCCTCCCCCTGTTCCTCACCGGGTCGATGGGTGTGGGGGCGGCGTTCGTGGGGGCGGTGGAGGGAGCGGCGGAGAGCCTCTCCAGCCTGCTGAAGCTCGCCAGCGGCTGGGCGGCGGACCGATTCGGGAGGCGCCACGCGCTGGTGGTGTGGGGATATGGGATCGCTGCACTGGGGCGTCCGCTGATCGCCGTGGCGTCGGTTGCCTGGCAGGTGCTCGCGGTGCGGCTGACGGACCGGGTGGGGAAGGGGCTCCGCTCCGCCCCCCGCGACGCCATCCTGGCCGAATCCGTGTCCGACGCGCGGCGAGGGGAGGCGTTCGGCATCCACCGCGCGGCGGACCACGCGGGCGCCGTCGCGGGGCCGCTCCTCGCCACCGGCATCCTCCTCCTCTTCCCGGGCGACCTGCGGCTGGTCTTCGCGCTGGCGCTGGTGCCGGGGGTGCTGGCGGTGGCGGTCGCCGCGTGGAAGGTGCGCGATCCGCGGTCCGTCGCTCCGCCGAAGCCGGCGCAGCCCGCGCCCGAGGTGCGCTTTTCGGGGCTGGGACCGCGCTTTCCGCGCCTCCTGGCGGTGCTGGCGCTCTTTGCGCTCGGCAACGCGTCGGATGCCTTCCTCCTGCTGCGCGCGCAGCAGCTGGGCGTGGCCACGGCGCTGATCCCTCTCCTCTGGGGCGTCCTCCACGTGAGCAAGTCGTTCTGGAGCGTCGTGGGCGGGCGGCTGAGCGACCGCGCTGGCGCGCGCGGGGCGATCACCGCGGGATGGGCCGTGTACGCGCTGGTGTACGCGGGCTTCGCCGTGGCCGGTGCGCCGTGGCAGGCGTGGGCCCTCTTCCTCGTCTACGGCCTCTTCTACGGCCTGACCGAGGCCCCCGAGAAGGCGCTCGTTGCCGCGCTGGCGCCGGAAGGGGTGCGGGGCCGCGCGTTCGGCGCGTACCACTTCACCGTCGGCATCGTCGCGCTCCCGGCGAGCCTCCTCTTCGGGATGCTGTGGGACGTGTTCGGCGCCGCGACGGCTTTCTACGTGGGCGCGGGGCTCGCCGCGGCGGCGGCGCTGCTCCTTCCGCTGGCGCTGGCGGGCGGCCCCGCATCAGATCCGACTACCTGA
- a CDS encoding tetratricopeptide repeat protein: MKPAALAPIAALLLAACVPSVRRDPSPEMGRPEAVSLFGNRLYPPELPLERRTRLEADLAQARQAYEARPADADALIWYGRRLGYLGRYRDAVAIFSEGIKRHPRDARMYRHRGHRFITLRRFERAIGDLRRAAYLTAGQPDQVEPDGLPNAQSIPLSTLQGNIWHHLGLAHYMRGEWGRASEAFRQALARARNDDMIVATSDWLYMSLRRGGRAAEAARVLEPIRRDMRIIENTGYHRRLLMYRGELSADSILPGDGDGTHLANLGYGVGNWHLYNGRRREAEAILWRVVQAENWAPFGYIAAEADLHRLERSGRR, translated from the coding sequence ATGAAGCCAGCCGCACTCGCCCCCATCGCCGCGCTCCTGCTCGCGGCCTGCGTCCCTTCCGTCCGGCGCGACCCGTCTCCCGAGATGGGGCGGCCGGAGGCGGTTTCGCTGTTCGGCAACCGGCTGTACCCCCCCGAGCTGCCGCTGGAGCGCCGTACGCGCCTGGAGGCGGACCTCGCGCAGGCGCGGCAGGCGTACGAGGCGCGCCCCGCGGACGCCGACGCGCTGATCTGGTACGGCCGCCGCCTGGGGTACCTGGGGCGCTACCGCGACGCCGTCGCCATCTTCAGCGAGGGGATCAAGCGGCACCCCCGCGACGCGCGGATGTACCGCCACCGCGGGCACCGCTTCATCACGCTGCGCCGCTTCGAGCGGGCCATCGGCGATCTGCGGCGCGCCGCGTACCTGACCGCGGGGCAGCCGGACCAGGTGGAGCCGGACGGGTTGCCGAACGCGCAGAGCATCCCCCTCTCCACGCTGCAGGGCAACATCTGGCACCACCTGGGCCTCGCGCACTACATGCGCGGCGAGTGGGGGCGCGCGTCCGAGGCGTTCCGCCAGGCGCTGGCCCGCGCGCGCAACGACGACATGATCGTCGCCACCAGCGACTGGCTCTACATGTCGCTGCGCCGCGGAGGGCGCGCCGCCGAGGCCGCCCGCGTGCTGGAGCCCATCCGCCGCGACATGCGCATCATAGAGAACACGGGGTACCACCGCCGCCTCCTCATGTACCGCGGCGAGCTCTCCGCCGACTCCATCCTCCCCGGCGACGGCGACGGCACCCACCTGGCCAACCTGGGCTACGGCGTGGGGAACTGGCACCTGTACAACGGGCGCCGGCGCGAGGCGGAGGCCATCCTGTGGCGCGTGGTGCAGGCGGAGAACTGGGCCCCCTTCGGCTACATCGCCGCAGAGGCGGACCTGCACCGGCTGGAGCGCAGCGGCAGGCGCTGA
- a CDS encoding DUF1906 domain-containing protein — translation MALQGTVLNAPAGIKGFDANAVISASVARQFVDAGYNFCVRYVGRTQMASHDLTAAEAQTLLGAGLALMPVQHVEAGEWAASGSLGAEYGANAAQFVSAIGFPPGVNVWLDLESVSTSSAAADVMAYCNNWYDAVAGAGYTPGIYVGWQPMLTNGQLYSALKFKQYWGAYNVDAVIPQRGWVMKQTPAHTQVAGIDHDDNFTHVDGLGGQVTWLAPAGQSASIFGTPAPAQG, via the coding sequence ATGGCACTCCAGGGCACCGTCCTCAACGCACCCGCGGGCATCAAGGGCTTCGATGCCAATGCCGTAATCTCCGCCTCCGTCGCCCGCCAGTTCGTGGACGCGGGCTACAACTTCTGCGTGCGCTACGTAGGGCGCACGCAGATGGCCTCGCACGACCTGACTGCCGCCGAGGCGCAGACGCTGCTCGGCGCGGGGCTGGCGCTGATGCCGGTGCAGCACGTGGAGGCCGGTGAGTGGGCGGCCAGCGGTTCGCTCGGCGCGGAGTACGGCGCCAACGCGGCGCAGTTCGTCTCGGCCATCGGCTTTCCGCCGGGGGTGAACGTCTGGCTGGACCTGGAGAGCGTCTCCACCTCCTCCGCCGCGGCGGACGTGATGGCGTACTGCAACAACTGGTACGACGCCGTGGCGGGCGCGGGGTACACGCCGGGGATCTACGTCGGGTGGCAGCCGATGCTCACCAACGGCCAGCTCTACTCGGCCCTCAAGTTCAAGCAGTACTGGGGCGCCTACAACGTGGACGCCGTCATCCCGCAGCGCGGGTGGGTGATGAAGCAGACACCCGCCCACACGCAGGTCGCCGGAATCGACCACGACGACAACTTCACCCACGTGGACGGCCTGGGCGGTCAGGTGACCTGGCTCGCTCCCGCCGGACAGTCCGCCTCCATATTCGGCACCCCGGCTCCCGCGCAGGGCTGA
- a CDS encoding uracil-DNA glycosylase has protein sequence MMLRVIQDEVTACRRCARLVEWRERVGAEKRRAFREWEYWARPVPGFGDPAARLLVLGLAPAAHGANRTGRMFTGDRSGDFLYAAMHRAGFANQPTSLDRGDGLRLAGAWVSSAVKCAPPDNKPAPDERDACLPFLLREIRALADLRAIVCLGGFGWDAALRTLRELGHALPAPQPKFGHGAEVRLDGGLTLIGSYHPSQQNTFTGRLTPAMLDDVFAAARRIVG, from the coding sequence ATGATGCTGCGGGTGATTCAGGACGAGGTGACCGCGTGCCGCCGGTGCGCGCGGCTGGTGGAGTGGCGGGAGCGCGTGGGGGCGGAGAAGCGCCGCGCCTTTCGCGAGTGGGAGTACTGGGCCCGCCCCGTACCCGGCTTCGGCGACCCGGCGGCGCGGCTCCTGGTGCTGGGGCTGGCGCCCGCCGCGCACGGCGCCAACCGCACCGGGCGGATGTTCACCGGCGACCGCAGCGGCGACTTCCTGTACGCCGCCATGCACCGCGCCGGCTTCGCAAACCAGCCCACCTCCCTCGACCGCGGCGACGGGTTGCGCCTGGCCGGCGCATGGGTGAGCTCCGCCGTGAAGTGCGCCCCGCCGGACAACAAGCCCGCGCCGGACGAGCGCGACGCCTGCCTCCCCTTCCTCCTGCGCGAGATCCGCGCGCTGGCCGACCTGCGCGCCATCGTGTGCCTGGGCGGCTTTGGCTGGGACGCGGCGCTGCGCACCCTCCGGGAGCTGGGGCACGCCCTCCCTGCCCCGCAACCGAAATTCGGCCACGGGGCCGAGGTGCGGCTCGACGGCGGGCTCACGCTGATCGGCTCCTACCATCCCAGCCAGCAGAACACCTTCACCGGGCGCCTCACCCCGGCCATGCTCGACGACGTCTTCGCCGCCGCCCGCCGCATTGTGGGGTGA
- a CDS encoding DUF423 domain-containing protein, producing the protein MARTFWILGSLFALTAVGAGAFGAHALRARLTPDLLAVWETAARYQMYHALALLVVAMAASRWPAAGWNAAGWLFTAGIVVFSGSLYVLALSGVRWLGAITPLGGLAFLAGWVMLALAGSRALGD; encoded by the coding sequence ATGGCGCGTACCTTTTGGATCCTGGGCTCCCTCTTCGCGTTGACGGCGGTGGGCGCCGGCGCATTCGGCGCGCACGCTCTCCGCGCCCGCCTCACGCCCGACCTGCTGGCGGTGTGGGAGACGGCGGCGCGCTACCAGATGTACCACGCCCTCGCCCTCCTCGTGGTCGCGATGGCCGCGTCGCGCTGGCCCGCCGCGGGGTGGAACGCGGCCGGATGGCTCTTCACCGCCGGCATCGTGGTGTTCTCGGGAAGCCTCTACGTCCTGGCGCTCTCCGGCGTCCGCTGGCTGGGCGCCATCACGCCGCTGGGCGGGCTCGCCTTCCTGGCCGGCTGGGTGATGCTGGCGCTGGCCGGGTCCAGGGCGCTCGGCGACTGA